From the Desulfovibrio sp. JY genome, one window contains:
- a CDS encoding DEAD/DEAH box helicase has translation MGIPFDPLVADWFRAHVGAPTDIQERAWPRIAAGEHVLAVAPTGSGKTLTAFLCALDKLATGVWPSGRVSVVYVSPLKALGTDVRANLLVPLAGLRRAFVAAGRTMPPIRAEVRTGDTAPEARRRMLRQPPEILITTPESLNLLLSSRGGRGMLGDVRLVILDEIHAVAGSKRGVFLLAAVERLALLAGEFQRVALSATVSPLETVAAMVGGFAPAPDLPDPLDPDAPELVPRPVSIVTSRAAKRMSLGVRRIPWPAGETQGGYVKALADDIRARILSAGTTLVFVNNRRLCEKLARLINAEADEPLAYAHHGSLSRELRQAVETRLKAGELRAVVATNSLELGIDIGAVDAVLLVECPPTVSSAVQRIGRSGHRVGEVSKAVFLPTGGKDLLEAAVMAKAANARDIEPLRPVLAPLDVLAQTLVAMCGMETWDVGALYRAVRRIWAYRDLSRTAFDLTLGMLAGRYAATRIRELAPLVAVDGLDGTVSARKGALLRLYASGGVIADRGYYALRRQESGARLGELDEVFVWEARLGQIFAFGAQNWRIERITDADVFVSPAPTGTVPAPFWIGDGRSRDRHFSKLLADFLEEADTRLDDPDFRRELATEYAMEPQAAGELLDYLRGQRETTGVGLPHARHLVVEVTATGPGGAPGSQVILHAPLGLAVTAPLSLVLETGLTERLGETAPVFAGNDCVAVTLPREIDPQAVLAALPAGDVAPMLRSRLEGSGAFGLAFREAAGRALLLPKDGFGKRQPLWITRLRARKLLAAVAQSGDFPMVLEAWRTCLGEIFDIEGLAGFLTALRVGDVAVSIVHTRVQSPFAADLVWRHVTEYMYLTDAGTAAGPTGARPDLVAEVARGPVRPAVPEAVVTAFETKRQRLFPGYAPTTPAELLEWLKERVLVTRGQWRDMLAAAHRDSGEEPEALEAALAPKLAYIDVPGDGEPRLAALERAGEIALALYGDATLAKPFSEQGKLPRRTALAGEEIAAVRETLFTEWMSFYGPIPLARMAELLSLGPDIVTGVAEDLTAAGKWVSGELVSGRQESRWCDAANFETLLRLARAARRPRVAALAANRLPYFAAVWQGLAKPARDADDLADRLEQLACLPLPAALWEADVLPARSISYDPAWLDAALGATGMGWYGAGAKRVLFALPDDLDLAGFMPPKGTEGLFPDPRAGYDFSALLEITGLPPSELAKALWQAAFDGRASCDSLAVLRRGVATDFTPEAATYEGAIRGRRTIRRTAPARFAAALPTAGMWRALRVPEPPDDPLAREELAMDRARLLLARYGVVCRETIAREGKAFAWPGVFRALRRMELSGEVVSGEFFAGLSGPQFAASRAVRLVAAGLSGREDWWCCGRDPAALWSLPTPQIGEFPLPRRAAGVYVAFLGPDPVLTLETGPGRLTIRLPPEDAALPAALAPLTHLLSRRVAPVPRLTLTSINETPAEKSPYAALLRQLFEAVQERKGVTLFRSRK, from the coding sequence ATGGGCATTCCGTTCGATCCCCTTGTCGCAGACTGGTTCAGGGCGCATGTCGGCGCGCCTACCGACATCCAGGAGCGCGCCTGGCCGCGCATCGCCGCCGGCGAGCATGTGCTGGCCGTGGCCCCGACCGGTTCGGGCAAGACCCTGACCGCCTTTTTGTGCGCCCTGGACAAGCTGGCCACGGGCGTCTGGCCGTCCGGCCGGGTTTCGGTGGTCTACGTTTCACCGCTCAAAGCCCTTGGCACGGATGTGCGGGCCAATCTGCTCGTGCCCCTGGCCGGGCTGCGCCGGGCCTTCGTGGCCGCCGGCCGGACCATGCCCCCCATCCGGGCCGAGGTCCGCACCGGCGATACCGCGCCCGAGGCCAGACGCCGCATGCTGCGCCAACCGCCGGAGATCCTCATCACCACGCCGGAATCGCTGAATCTGCTGCTCAGTTCCCGGGGCGGCCGGGGCATGCTCGGCGACGTGCGGCTGGTCATTCTCGACGAGATCCATGCCGTGGCCGGCAGCAAGCGCGGCGTGTTCCTGCTGGCCGCTGTGGAGCGGCTGGCCTTGCTTGCCGGCGAGTTCCAGCGCGTGGCCCTTTCGGCCACGGTTTCGCCCTTGGAGACGGTGGCGGCCATGGTCGGGGGATTTGCCCCTGCGCCCGATCTGCCCGATCCGCTTGATCCTGATGCCCCGGAGCTTGTCCCGCGTCCGGTTTCCATCGTGACCAGCCGGGCCGCAAAGCGGATGTCGCTTGGCGTGCGCCGCATTCCCTGGCCGGCCGGCGAGACCCAAGGCGGCTACGTCAAGGCCCTGGCCGACGACATCCGCGCGCGCATTCTTTCCGCCGGCACGACGCTCGTTTTCGTCAACAACCGCAGGCTGTGCGAAAAGCTGGCCCGGCTCATCAACGCCGAAGCCGACGAGCCGCTAGCCTACGCCCATCACGGCTCCCTTTCCCGGGAACTGCGCCAGGCCGTGGAAACGCGGCTCAAGGCCGGCGAGCTACGGGCCGTGGTGGCCACCAATTCCCTGGAGCTCGGCATCGACATCGGAGCCGTGGACGCGGTGCTGCTGGTCGAGTGCCCGCCCACGGTGAGTTCCGCCGTGCAGCGCATCGGCCGTTCGGGCCACCGCGTGGGCGAGGTGAGCAAGGCCGTTTTCCTGCCGACCGGCGGCAAGGACCTGCTCGAGGCGGCGGTCATGGCCAAGGCGGCCAATGCCCGTGACATCGAGCCCCTGCGCCCGGTCCTGGCTCCCCTTGACGTTTTGGCCCAGACGCTCGTGGCCATGTGCGGCATGGAAACCTGGGACGTCGGCGCGCTCTATCGGGCCGTGCGACGGATATGGGCTTATCGCGACTTGTCCCGCACCGCCTTCGACCTGACGCTTGGCATGCTGGCCGGGCGCTATGCCGCCACGCGCATTCGCGAGTTGGCCCCGCTCGTGGCCGTGGACGGCCTGGACGGGACCGTTTCCGCCCGCAAGGGGGCGCTGTTGCGGCTCTATGCCTCGGGCGGGGTCATTGCCGATCGGGGCTATTATGCCCTGCGCCGCCAGGAGAGCGGGGCCAGGCTTGGCGAACTGGACGAGGTGTTCGTCTGGGAGGCGAGGCTTGGCCAGATTTTCGCCTTTGGCGCGCAGAACTGGCGCATCGAGCGCATCACCGACGCCGACGTCTTTGTGTCGCCGGCGCCGACCGGGACCGTGCCGGCCCCGTTTTGGATTGGCGACGGCCGTTCGCGCGACCGCCATTTCTCGAAGCTCTTGGCCGATTTTCTGGAGGAGGCCGACACCCGGCTCGACGATCCCGATTTCCGCCGGGAGCTTGCAACCGAATATGCCATGGAGCCCCAGGCGGCCGGGGAACTCCTCGATTACCTGCGCGGCCAGAGAGAGACGACCGGCGTAGGCCTGCCCCATGCCCGGCATCTGGTGGTCGAGGTCACGGCCACCGGTCCCGGCGGCGCGCCCGGCAGCCAGGTGATCCTGCACGCGCCGCTTGGGCTCGCCGTCACCGCGCCGCTGTCCCTTGTGCTGGAAACGGGGCTGACCGAACGGCTGGGCGAGACGGCTCCGGTTTTTGCCGGCAACGACTGCGTGGCCGTGACCCTGCCCCGGGAGATCGATCCGCAGGCCGTGCTCGCCGCGCTGCCGGCCGGGGATGTCGCCCCCATGCTACGTTCGCGCCTCGAAGGTTCGGGCGCGTTCGGTCTGGCTTTTCGGGAAGCGGCCGGCAGGGCGCTCCTGTTGCCCAAGGACGGCTTCGGCAAGCGTCAGCCGCTTTGGATCACGCGGCTTCGGGCTCGCAAGCTGCTCGCCGCCGTGGCCCAAAGCGGCGATTTCCCCATGGTGCTCGAAGCCTGGCGCACCTGTCTTGGCGAGATATTCGACATCGAAGGTCTGGCCGGCTTCCTGACTGCCCTGCGGGTCGGGGATGTGGCCGTCAGCATCGTCCATACCCGTGTCCAGAGCCCCTTTGCCGCCGATCTCGTCTGGCGCCACGTCACCGAATACATGTACCTGACCGACGCCGGCACCGCCGCCGGTCCGACCGGAGCCCGGCCCGATCTGGTGGCCGAGGTGGCCCGGGGGCCGGTCCGGCCGGCCGTGCCCGAGGCTGTGGTGACGGCTTTCGAGACCAAACGGCAGCGACTTTTCCCGGGCTACGCCCCCACCACGCCGGCCGAACTGCTCGAATGGCTCAAGGAACGGGTGCTGGTGACGCGCGGACAGTGGCGGGACATGCTCGCCGCCGCCCACCGCGATAGTGGCGAGGAGCCGGAGGCGCTCGAAGCGGCCCTTGCCCCGAAGCTGGCTTACATCGATGTCCCTGGAGACGGGGAACCGCGTCTGGCCGCCTTGGAACGGGCCGGGGAGATCGCCCTGGCCCTCTACGGCGACGCCACCTTGGCCAAGCCTTTTTCGGAACAGGGGAAGCTGCCGCGCCGGACCGCCCTTGCCGGGGAGGAGATCGCCGCTGTACGGGAAACGCTTTTCACGGAATGGATGTCCTTTTACGGCCCCATACCCCTTGCCCGTATGGCGGAACTGCTTTCCCTCGGACCGGATATCGTGACCGGGGTGGCCGAGGATTTGACCGCCGCCGGCAAGTGGGTGTCCGGGGAACTCGTTTCCGGCCGCCAAGAATCGCGCTGGTGCGACGCGGCCAATTTCGAGACCCTGCTGCGGCTGGCCCGGGCGGCCCGGCGTCCCCGGGTGGCGGCGCTTGCGGCCAACCGACTGCCGTATTTCGCCGCCGTCTGGCAGGGCCTGGCCAAGCCGGCCCGGGATGCCGACGATCTGGCCGATCGCCTGGAACAGCTGGCCTGCCTGCCGCTTCCGGCCGCGCTGTGGGAGGCCGACGTGCTGCCGGCGCGCAGCATAAGCTACGATCCGGCCTGGCTCGACGCGGCCCTTGGCGCGACCGGCATGGGCTGGTACGGGGCCGGGGCCAAGCGGGTGCTTTTCGCCTTGCCGGACGACCTGGATTTGGCCGGATTCATGCCGCCCAAGGGGACGGAAGGGCTGTTTCCCGATCCCCGGGCCGGCTACGATTTTTCCGCCCTGCTGGAAATTACCGGTCTGCCGCCGTCGGAACTGGCCAAGGCCCTGTGGCAGGCGGCCTTTGACGGTCGGGCGTCCTGCGACTCCCTGGCTGTGTTGCGCCGGGGCGTGGCCACGGATTTCACCCCCGAGGCCGCGACCTACGAAGGAGCCATACGCGGCCGGCGTACCATCCGCCGCACCGCGCCAGCCCGGTTTGCCGCCGCGCTGCCCACGGCCGGCATGTGGCGGGCGCTACGCGTTCCGGAGCCGCCGGACGATCCGCTGGCCCGCGAGGAACTGGCCATGGACCGGGCCCGGCTTCTTTTGGCGCGCTACGGCGTGGTCTGTCGGGAGACCATCGCCAGGGAAGGCAAGGCCTTTGCCTGGCCGGGGGTATTTCGGGCACTGCGGCGCATGGAGCTTTCCGGCGAGGTCGTCTCCGGGGAATTTTTCGCCGGCCTCTCCGGGCCGCAGTTCGCGGCCTCCCGGGCCGTGCGCCTTGTTGCCGCCGGCCTCTCGGGAAGAGAGGACTGGTGGTGCTGCGGCCGTGATCCCGCCGCCTTGTGGAGCCTGCCGACGCCGCAAATCGGGGAGTTCCCGCTGCCGCGCCGGGCCGCCGGCGTGTATGTCGCCTTCCTCGGCCCGGACCCCGTCCTGACCCTCGAAACCGGCCCCGGACGGCTCACGATAAGACTCCCACCCGAAGACGCCGCGCTCCCGGCAGCCCTCGCGCCCCTGACGCACCTGCTCTCGCGCCGCGTTGCCCCCGTCCCGCGCCTCACCCTGACGAGCATCAACGAAACGCCCGCCGAAAAAAGTCCCTACGCCGCGCTACTGCGACAGCTTTTCGAAGCCGTCCAGGAACGCAAGGGAGTTACACTTTTCAGAAGTAGGAAATGA
- a CDS encoding class I SAM-dependent methyltransferase, whose protein sequence is MTNLQSNADRFEGLAAVYEASRPAPPVVLAQLLCRYAGVERPELVVDLGSGTGLATRMWIGLAGRVMGIEPGDDMRQRAEEVTTRVPGGEIISFRKGYGDETGLMSGCADIVTCSQSLHWMDPHPTFAEAARILRPGGVFAAIDADMTPSFGGPAEAAFLSLRRRHRALEDKLQLTPVKRWDKAGHLGRMAASGQFRYTREVLAHHVEPGSGARLVELALSMGGVATLLAHGVEESAFGLDVLRREAAALGDVPFHWGYTMRIGVK, encoded by the coding sequence ATGACAAATTTGCAATCCAATGCGGATCGGTTCGAGGGCTTGGCGGCGGTGTACGAGGCAAGCCGTCCCGCGCCGCCGGTGGTCCTGGCGCAATTGTTGTGCCGGTATGCGGGAGTGGAGCGGCCGGAGCTGGTGGTGGATCTTGGCAGCGGCACCGGGCTGGCGACGCGGATGTGGATCGGGCTGGCCGGGCGTGTGATGGGCATCGAGCCGGGGGACGATATGCGGCAGCGGGCGGAGGAGGTCACGACCAGGGTTCCGGGCGGGGAGATCATTTCGTTTCGCAAGGGGTATGGTGATGAAACGGGGCTTATGTCCGGGTGCGCGGATATCGTGACGTGCAGCCAGAGTCTGCATTGGATGGACCCGCATCCGACCTTTGCCGAGGCGGCGCGGATCCTGCGGCCGGGCGGGGTGTTCGCGGCCATTGACGCGGACATGACGCCGTCCTTCGGCGGCCCGGCCGAGGCGGCGTTTCTGTCGCTGCGGCGTCGGCACCGGGCCCTGGAGGACAAGCTGCAACTGACGCCGGTCAAGCGCTGGGATAAGGCCGGACATCTGGGGCGCATGGCTGCCTCGGGCCAGTTTCGCTACACGCGGGAGGTCTTGGCGCATCATGTGGAGCCGGGCAGCGGGGCGCGGCTGGTGGAGTTGGCCTTGTCCATGGGCGGCGTGGCGACGCTGTTGGCCCATGGGGTGGAGGAGTCGGCCTTCGGGCTGGACGTGCTGCGCCGGGAAGCGGCGGCGCTTGGCGACGTGCCGTTTCATTGGGGCTATACCATGCGCATCGGCGTGAAGTGA
- a CDS encoding ABC transporter permease, which produces MARLFSFSPKRFAAMVAKEFTQMRRDRVTFGMMVGIPLLQLILFGYAINSDPKYLPTAILDNDRSAFSRDMAAAMKNSLYFKFTKELTTEAEADELLRLGRIQFVLTIPQNFGRDLVRGDRPVVLLEADATDPSATSNAVAAVRQAATEAFNRDLTGPLLPLRTGEGLVDLRMHARYNPEAITQFNIVPGLMGVVLTMTLVIITSLAITRERERGTMENLLITPVRPVEVLLGKILPYIVVGYLQMILIIIAAKLLFHVPFVGSLPLLFLVSFPFIAANLGVGITFSTIAQNQLQAVQMSFFFFLPSILLSGFMFPFQGMPQWAQWIGSVLPLTHFLRVVRGIVLKGNTWIEIAPHMWPIGLFLLVSLGIGVVRYRQTLD; this is translated from the coding sequence ATGGCGCGCTTGTTCAGCTTTTCCCCCAAGCGGTTCGCGGCCATGGTGGCCAAGGAATTCACCCAGATGCGCCGCGACCGCGTCACCTTCGGCATGATGGTCGGCATCCCGCTGCTTCAGCTCATCCTCTTCGGCTACGCCATCAATTCCGACCCGAAATACCTGCCCACGGCCATCCTGGACAACGACCGGTCCGCCTTTTCCCGCGACATGGCCGCAGCCATGAAAAACAGCCTCTACTTCAAGTTCACCAAGGAACTCACGACAGAGGCCGAAGCCGACGAACTGCTGCGCCTGGGCCGCATCCAGTTCGTACTGACCATTCCTCAGAACTTCGGCCGCGACCTCGTGCGCGGCGACCGGCCGGTGGTGCTCCTCGAAGCCGACGCCACCGACCCCTCGGCCACCTCCAATGCCGTGGCCGCCGTGCGCCAGGCCGCAACAGAGGCCTTCAACCGCGACCTCACCGGGCCGCTGCTGCCGCTTCGCACCGGCGAGGGCCTCGTCGACCTGCGCATGCACGCCCGCTACAACCCCGAAGCCATCACCCAGTTCAATATCGTGCCCGGACTCATGGGCGTGGTCCTCACCATGACGCTGGTCATCATCACCTCGCTTGCCATCACCCGGGAACGCGAGCGCGGCACCATGGAAAACCTGCTCATCACCCCGGTGCGGCCCGTGGAGGTGCTGCTCGGCAAAATCCTGCCCTACATCGTCGTCGGCTATCTCCAGATGATACTCATCATCATCGCCGCCAAACTCCTCTTCCACGTCCCCTTCGTCGGCAGCCTGCCGTTGCTCTTTCTCGTCTCCTTTCCCTTCATCGCCGCCAACCTTGGCGTCGGCATCACCTTTTCCACCATCGCCCAGAACCAGCTCCAGGCCGTGCAAATGTCCTTTTTCTTCTTTCTTCCCTCCATTCTGCTCTCGGGCTTCATGTTTCCCTTTCAGGGCATGCCCCAATGGGCCCAGTGGATCGGCTCCGTGCTGCCGCTGACCCATTTCCTGCGCGTCGTGCGGGGCATCGTGCTCAAGGGCAACACCTGGATCGAAATCGCGCCCCATATGTGGCCCATCGGCCTGTTTCTGCTCGTCTCCCTCGGCATCGGCGTCGTGCGTTACCGGCAGACGCTGGATTAG
- a CDS encoding ABC transporter ATP-binding protein has product MNASSPPVIDVTGLTKVFGHKTVVDHIDMRVSRGEIYGFLGPNGSGKTTFIRMLCGLLRPDDGSGTCLGFDVREQAELIKPHVGYMSQRFSLYEDMTVRENLEFIARMYGVANRRQAVDATIGRMNLGRFANQLAGTLSGGWKQRLALSGCMIHEPKLLLLDEPTAGVDPMARRDFWDEVHTLAGEGITALISTHYMDEAERCHRLAYIAYGHLLATGTVAAIVASEGLTTYEIAGPELYGLIDKLRGLPGVEQVVAFGVTLHVSGRDGPALEKSLAPYANPPLTLQKIPPNLEEVFISLMRKAVS; this is encoded by the coding sequence ATGAACGCCTCGTCGCCACCGGTCATCGACGTGACCGGGCTGACCAAGGTCTTCGGCCACAAGACTGTGGTCGACCATATCGATATGCGGGTGTCGCGCGGCGAGATCTACGGCTTTCTCGGTCCCAACGGCTCGGGCAAGACCACCTTTATCCGCATGCTCTGCGGCCTGTTGCGCCCGGACGACGGCAGCGGCACCTGTCTCGGATTCGATGTCCGGGAACAGGCCGAGCTCATCAAGCCCCACGTGGGCTATATGTCCCAGCGTTTTTCCCTCTACGAGGATATGACCGTGCGGGAAAACCTGGAATTTATCGCCCGCATGTACGGGGTGGCCAACCGCCGGCAGGCCGTCGATGCCACCATTGGCCGCATGAACCTCGGCCGCTTCGCCAACCAGCTCGCCGGCACGCTTTCCGGCGGCTGGAAACAGCGTCTGGCCCTGTCCGGCTGCATGATCCACGAACCGAAGCTGCTGCTGCTCGACGAGCCCACGGCCGGCGTGGACCCCATGGCCCGGCGCGACTTCTGGGACGAGGTGCACACGCTGGCCGGCGAGGGCATCACGGCGCTTATTTCCACCCATTATATGGATGAGGCCGAGCGCTGCCACCGGCTGGCCTACATCGCCTACGGCCATCTGCTCGCCACCGGGACCGTGGCTGCCATCGTGGCGTCCGAGGGACTTACCACCTACGAGATTGCCGGGCCGGAACTCTACGGCCTCATCGACAAGCTGCGGGGGCTTCCCGGCGTGGAGCAGGTGGTGGCCTTCGGGGTGACGCTCCACGTCAGCGGCCGGGACGGCCCGGCCCTGGAAAAAAGCCTCGCTCCCTACGCCAACCCGCCCCTTACCCTGCAAAAGATTCCCCCCAACCTCGAAGAGGTCTTCATCAGCCTCATGCGCAAGGCGGTGTCGTGA
- a CDS encoding HlyD family efflux transporter periplasmic adaptor subunit yields the protein MALVAAVLVLLAGCEAQKPAVWQGYVEGEFVYVAGKIASRLDDLRVARGQTVTPGQTLYVLEHAYETEGLALAKAQLQQAEDTLHDKEKGLRPEEIDQIVADLRRAEAARTLSTLEFNRRVKLYADATIAKEELDNARASHDRDKQQVKALEAQLATGKLSSRIDQVRAAQAAADAAKASVEQARWNLDQMTQQAGVAGLVYDVLHYAGEWVAAGSPVVVLLPPGNVKVRFFVPEAVAGALAVGQKIRVSWDGGKAPVTAAISYIAPSVEYTPPVIYSQSFREKLVIMVEARFAPDVAARMHPGQPMDVSLEPAAKAGGGA from the coding sequence GTGGCGCTGGTGGCCGCCGTGCTCGTTCTCCTGGCCGGGTGCGAGGCCCAAAAGCCCGCCGTCTGGCAGGGCTATGTCGAAGGCGAGTTCGTGTACGTGGCCGGCAAGATCGCCAGCCGGCTGGACGATTTGCGCGTGGCCCGGGGGCAGACCGTCACGCCCGGGCAGACACTCTATGTGCTGGAGCACGCCTACGAGACCGAGGGGCTGGCGTTGGCCAAGGCGCAGTTGCAGCAGGCCGAGGATACGCTCCACGACAAGGAAAAGGGGCTGCGTCCGGAGGAGATCGACCAGATCGTGGCCGACCTGCGCCGGGCCGAGGCCGCCCGGACCCTGTCGACCCTGGAATTCAATCGCCGGGTCAAGCTCTACGCCGACGCCACCATTGCCAAGGAGGAGCTCGACAACGCCCGCGCCTCCCACGACCGCGACAAGCAGCAGGTCAAAGCCCTGGAGGCCCAGTTGGCCACGGGCAAGCTTTCCAGCCGCATCGACCAGGTCCGGGCCGCCCAGGCCGCTGCGGACGCGGCCAAGGCCTCCGTGGAACAGGCGCGGTGGAACCTGGACCAGATGACCCAGCAGGCCGGCGTGGCCGGGCTTGTCTACGACGTGCTGCACTACGCGGGCGAATGGGTGGCGGCCGGCAGCCCGGTGGTGGTCCTTTTGCCGCCGGGAAACGTCAAGGTGCGCTTTTTCGTGCCCGAGGCCGTGGCCGGCGCGCTGGCCGTCGGCCAAAAGATCCGCGTTTCCTGGGACGGCGGCAAGGCGCCCGTTACCGCCGCCATCTCCTATATAGCCCCGAGCGTGGAATACACGCCGCCGGTCATCTACAGCCAGAGCTTTCGGGAAAAGCTCGTCATCATGGTCGAGGCGCGTTTCGCCCCGGACGTGGCCGCGCGCATGCACCCCGGCCAGCCCATGGACGTGTCCCTGGAGCCGGCCGCAAAGGCCGGGGGCGGCGCATGA
- a CDS encoding TetR/AcrR family transcriptional regulator: MVDAEETAPVLARILEAAAEEFGRVGFSGAKVDAIARLAGVNKAALYYHVGTKEKLYEAVLLHLFGQVAGTLEQAAKAGPDPVAALSALAGALAGLFARLPMLPRIMAMEMASGARNMPQAALAEFRRIFGATRDILRRGQEAGVMRPANPAFVHLALVGTLVVYSLSEPLRLRFADAARDMDARIDAPLAEAAAFLGDLIGRGLRPDATAKEEGDGHG, translated from the coding sequence ATGGTCGATGCTGAAGAAACCGCGCCGGTCCTGGCCCGCATCCTGGAGGCGGCGGCCGAGGAGTTCGGCCGGGTCGGCTTTTCCGGGGCCAAGGTGGACGCCATCGCCCGGCTGGCTGGGGTGAACAAGGCGGCGCTGTATTACCACGTCGGCACCAAGGAAAAGCTCTACGAGGCCGTGTTGCTGCACCTCTTCGGCCAGGTGGCCGGGACCCTGGAGCAGGCGGCCAAGGCCGGCCCGGACCCGGTGGCCGCGCTTTCCGCCCTGGCCGGGGCCCTGGCCGGGCTTTTCGCCCGTCTGCCCATGCTGCCGCGTATCATGGCCATGGAAATGGCCTCGGGCGCGCGCAACATGCCCCAGGCGGCCCTGGCCGAATTTCGCCGCATTTTCGGCGCGACGCGCGACATCCTGCGCCGTGGGCAGGAAGCCGGCGTCATGCGTCCGGCCAATCCCGCCTTTGTTCATCTGGCCCTGGTCGGCACGCTGGTGGTCTACAGCCTGTCCGAACCGTTACGCCTGCGCTTTGCGGACGCAGCCCGGGATATGGACGCGCGCATCGATGCGCCGCTGGCCGAGGCTGCCGCGTTTTTGGGCGACCTGATCGGCAGGGGACTGCGGCCGGACGCGACGGCCAAGGAGGAAGGCGATGGCCATGGTTAA
- a CDS encoding ABC transporter permease, with protein MTDALIILFSPITWLGRTVLSILSELGGFFIFLCQGLWRIFVPAPSVTKIVQQVYFIGVKSIFVIVLIGLFTGMVLGLQGYYTLVKFGSEGLLGAAVALSIIRELGPVLTAIMLTGRAGSSMAAEIGIMRISEQIDALSTMGINPMRFLIAPRLAASLICFPLLTAIFDVVGIGGGYVTGVVLLGINPGVYFDRIDAAVELADVTGGFEKSLVFALLVAAVCCYEGYFTHTRREGFGAKGVSLATTSAVVVSCVTVLVADYVLTSFLL; from the coding sequence ATGACCGATGCGCTGATCATACTTTTTTCCCCCATCACCTGGCTTGGCCGGACGGTGCTTTCCATCCTGTCCGAACTGGGCGGTTTTTTCATTTTCCTGTGCCAGGGATTGTGGCGCATCTTCGTGCCGGCGCCCTCGGTGACGAAGATCGTGCAGCAGGTCTATTTCATCGGGGTCAAATCGATCTTCGTCATCGTGCTCATCGGGCTTTTCACGGGCATGGTGCTGGGGCTGCAAGGTTACTACACCCTGGTCAAGTTCGGCTCGGAAGGGCTTCTCGGCGCGGCCGTGGCCCTGTCCATCATCCGGGAGCTGGGGCCGGTGTTGACGGCCATCATGCTCACGGGCCGGGCCGGATCGTCCATGGCGGCCGAGATCGGCATCATGCGCATTTCCGAGCAGATCGACGCGCTGAGCACCATGGGGATCAACCCCATGCGGTTTCTCATCGCGCCGAGGCTTGCCGCATCGCTGATCTGCTTTCCGCTTTTGACGGCCATATTCGACGTGGTCGGCATCGGTGGAGGCTACGTGACGGGCGTGGTGCTTTTGGGCATCAATCCCGGCGTCTATTTCGATCGCATCGACGCGGCGGTGGAGCTGGCCGACGTGACCGGCGGCTTCGAGAAATCCCTTGTCTTCGCCTTGCTCGTTGCGGCCGTGTGCTGCTATGAAGGCTACTTCACCCACACCCGGCGGGAAGGCTTCGGCGCCAAGGGGGTCAGCCTCGCCACGACATCGGCCGTGGTCGTGTCCTGCGTTACCGTTTTGGTGGCGGACTACGTGCTGACATCGTTTTTACTGTGA
- the mlaD gene encoding outer membrane lipid asymmetry maintenance protein MlaD: MKKYTMETTVGVFVLAGLLCVAYLTIKLGKLEVINSDSYTVTARFKDVTGLKNGAYVEMAGVRIGRVTGIRLDPKDNMAMVSLDIQKGVRLTDDTIASIKTSGLIGDKFVKVSPGGSDDILKPGGLIVETEPSIDLGDLIGKYVFGGVK; this comes from the coding sequence ATGAAAAAATACACGATGGAAACCACGGTCGGGGTTTTCGTTCTGGCCGGGCTTTTGTGTGTGGCCTACCTGACCATCAAACTCGGCAAGCTCGAAGTCATCAACAGCGACAGCTATACGGTGACGGCCCGGTTCAAGGACGTGACCGGGCTTAAAAACGGCGCTTACGTGGAGATGGCCGGGGTCCGCATCGGCCGGGTGACCGGCATCAGGCTCGATCCCAAGGACAACATGGCCATGGTCAGCCTGGACATCCAGAAAGGCGTTCGCCTGACCGACGATACCATCGCCTCCATCAAGACCAGCGGGCTTATCGGCGACAAGTTCGTCAAGGTTTCGCCGGGCGGTTCGGACGATATCCTGAAGCCCGGGGGCCTTATCGTCGAAACCGAGCCCTCGATCGATCTCGGCGACCTCATCGGCAAATACGTTTTCGGGGGCGTGAAATAG
- a CDS encoding ABC transporter substrate-binding protein: MHRTLLRFFLALLLVAATVAPAAATSASATLSASVDRIIELLVDPAYKNPQTRPAMRAKLITAINGIFDMKELSRRALGAQWNRFTPEQQGRFVTAFGNLLQHTYLDKIESYTDEKVQYLKEQELGPGKAEIATKVVGKGKEIPITYRLIDHSGWKVYDVIIEGVSLVQNYRTQFGQILANETPDVLIAKISAKMS, from the coding sequence ATGCATCGCACCCTGCTTCGTTTTTTTCTCGCCCTGCTGCTCGTGGCCGCAACCGTCGCCCCGGCGGCGGCAACTTCGGCCTCGGCAACGCTTTCCGCCTCCGTGGACCGCATCATAGAACTGCTGGTCGATCCGGCCTACAAGAATCCCCAAACCCGGCCGGCCATGCGGGCCAAGCTCATCACCGCCATCAACGGCATCTTCGACATGAAGGAGCTGTCCCGCCGGGCGCTCGGCGCCCAGTGGAACAGGTTCACGCCCGAGCAGCAAGGCCGGTTCGTGACCGCGTTCGGCAATCTGCTGCAACACACCTACCTTGACAAAATCGAGAGCTACACCGATGAAAAGGTGCAGTATCTCAAAGAGCAGGAGTTGGGGCCGGGCAAAGCCGAAATCGCCACCAAGGTGGTCGGCAAGGGCAAGGAAATCCCCATCACCTACAGGCTCATCGACCATAGCGGTTGGAAGGTCTACGACGTGATCATCGAGGGAGTCAGCCTCGTGCAGAACTATCGCACCCAGTTCGGCCAGATACTCGCCAACGAGACTCCGGACGTGCTGATCGCGAAAATATCGGCGAAGATGTCCTGA